A genomic region of Bernardetia sp. ABR2-2B contains the following coding sequences:
- a CDS encoding 7TM diverse intracellular signaling domain-containing protein, with the protein MPISTLIKRFLCVFCSLFLLNIFFFTSSVAQNSEKVNDGISLEICNEKSISFEQVKNNIDNSCFQPITVSKLNSKEYQERILLKATISNPQKKFIVFNKKIDSVKVFFPNIGKNSTLLSGRLVARSEKQLFESIEINAIEIPSDYKASFYVELISSQQLPLVVDLEILTEREFERDKLYKRHEDVIIHAIFQGMLWIILLYNLFIFVATREQVYVAYSIYIFGFSVFNAQNTGFFSDYIIPNYPYFSSLVRIFGLAAAFLGHAYFTLKFLPEEVFGRFWKKFFISFIIFVSFMILIYIGVMYGTDNLKLYTLLSKAAHALMMISLVVFFVYLAIKRWSDTMTKYYLLASLVLLLGAFIFNILQALGVEGAGIIVEAGGVLEILIFSLGLGHRMKKLEKENARILEEQNRTLERRVTERTREISKQKEEILVQNEELHQQQEEIISQRDYIDTQNKQLKSANTHFTDSVRYAKTIQKAILPMKERFQHHFEDSFVLFRPRDIVSGDFYWIYETKDAMTGEDTTLIAVLDCTGHGVPGAFISLIGFALLNEIVAKENITSPANILKRLDKRIQESLRQKQKHNLDGMDVAMCAIKKTDSYNLADYEVKFAGAKRPIHFIKDGQLNEIRGSKPSIGGMTRKKMIDKYSFEEQTIILSKNDKIYLSSDGFIDQNGENNKKIGSAKLKEYFRQFHELPFAQQKKKFEEVLDNHQGKQKQRDDITILGLKL; encoded by the coding sequence TTGCCAATTTCTACTCTTATAAAACGCTTTCTATGCGTTTTTTGTAGTTTATTTTTACTGAATATCTTTTTCTTTACTTCCTCTGTTGCACAAAATAGTGAGAAGGTAAATGATGGTATTTCTTTAGAAATTTGTAATGAAAAATCTATTTCCTTTGAGCAGGTAAAAAATAATATAGACAACTCTTGTTTTCAGCCCATTACAGTTTCAAAACTCAACTCAAAAGAATATCAAGAGCGTATTTTATTAAAGGCAACCATTTCAAATCCACAGAAGAAGTTTATTGTATTCAACAAAAAAATTGACTCTGTAAAAGTCTTTTTTCCAAATATTGGTAAAAATAGCACTCTACTTTCTGGGCGTTTGGTAGCTCGTTCTGAAAAACAACTATTCGAAAGTATTGAAATCAATGCTATCGAAATTCCTTCTGATTATAAAGCCTCTTTCTATGTAGAACTTATCAGTAGCCAGCAGCTTCCTCTAGTCGTAGATTTGGAAATACTGACAGAAAGAGAGTTTGAAAGAGACAAACTTTATAAGCGACACGAAGACGTGATTATCCATGCTATCTTTCAAGGAATGTTATGGATAATTTTATTGTATAATTTATTTATTTTTGTAGCTACAAGAGAACAAGTTTATGTAGCTTATTCCATCTATATTTTTGGTTTTTCAGTCTTTAATGCTCAAAACACAGGCTTTTTCTCTGATTATATTATTCCAAATTATCCTTACTTTTCTAGCTTAGTTCGTATTTTTGGCTTGGCTGCTGCTTTCTTAGGACACGCTTATTTTACTTTAAAATTTCTACCAGAAGAAGTTTTTGGACGTTTTTGGAAAAAGTTTTTTATCTCCTTTATCATCTTTGTTTCCTTCATGATACTCATTTATATTGGTGTAATGTACGGAACAGACAATCTAAAACTTTACACTCTACTCTCAAAAGCCGCTCACGCACTAATGATGATAAGCTTAGTAGTATTTTTTGTTTATTTAGCTATCAAACGCTGGTCAGATACAATGACAAAATATTACCTTTTGGCTTCTTTAGTATTGCTTTTGGGAGCATTTATATTCAATATTTTACAGGCTTTGGGAGTAGAAGGAGCTGGAATTATTGTAGAAGCAGGTGGTGTTTTAGAAATTTTGATTTTCTCTTTAGGCTTAGGACACCGAATGAAAAAGTTAGAGAAAGAAAATGCTAGAATACTGGAAGAGCAAAACCGAACTTTAGAGCGAAGAGTAACCGAACGAACGAGAGAAATAAGCAAACAAAAAGAAGAGATTTTAGTGCAAAATGAAGAACTGCATCAGCAACAAGAAGAGATTATTTCCCAGCGAGATTATATAGATACACAAAATAAGCAACTCAAGAGCGCAAATACCCATTTTACAGATAGTGTACGTTATGCTAAAACTATTCAGAAAGCTATTTTGCCAATGAAAGAGCGTTTTCAACACCATTTTGAAGATTCCTTTGTTCTCTTTCGTCCTCGTGATATTGTAAGTGGAGATTTTTATTGGATTTATGAAACAAAGGATGCAATGACTGGCGAAGATACTACGCTAATTGCAGTTTTGGATTGTACAGGACACGGCGTTCCAGGGGCATTTATTTCTCTGATTGGTTTTGCACTTTTGAATGAAATTGTAGCTAAAGAAAATATTACTTCGCCTGCCAATATTCTGAAAAGACTGGATAAACGCATTCAAGAATCTTTACGTCAGAAACAAAAACACAACTTAGACGGAATGGACGTAGCTATGTGTGCCATCAAAAAAACAGATTCTTATAATCTAGCTGATTATGAAGTGAAATTTGCAGGAGCAAAACGTCCTATACATTTTATAAAAGATGGACAACTCAATGAAATACGAGGAAGTAAACCGTCTATTGGTGGAATGACTAGAAAGAAAATGATAGATAAATATAGCTTCGAAGAACAAACCATTATCTTATCCAAAAATGATAAAATATATCTTAGTTCTGATGGATTTATAGATCAAAACGGAGAAAACAATAAAAAAATAGGTTCGGCAAAACTCAAAGAATACTTTAGACAATTTCATGAGCTACCTTTTGCACAGCAGAAGAAGAAGTTTGAAGAAGTTTTGGACAATCACCAAGGAAAGCAAAAACAGCGTGATGACATTACAATTTTAGGGTTAAAACTTTAA
- a CDS encoding 7TM diverse intracellular signaling domain-containing protein, with protein sequence MSIQLLAKRFLSVLFIIFLWNSLSLTPTFAQNETANTGNAFSIQICKDNTIFYVEKLNNDCFKEIHLDSLNKDKYQERIWLKVTVADTKKEFIDFNKNLDSIKVYHNNKTFLSGSLIARSEKQLPLSIAINAIQIPVYNQPFYVEIISSREYPISTGFEVLNEKNFNRIYVKERRETVDFQLLFQGMLWIILLYNFFLFLSSKEKVYLAYAIYIFGFSLFTSQNAGLLVDYFSSESPQFSLLFRMFGLAITAVGFFSFILTFLPKKVFNKFWTRFFYIGIVFSIGMLIPYIIINYGLENSYIYDKTSKIAHGIILLSNLVFIGYLAKNYWSDVLVRYFLLGSACAMGGAFLSNVLKAVFGDSLGDVYLVAQVGVISEILIFSLGLGLRMKNLEKENTRILEDQNKLLEQKVDERTKEISMKQEEILVQNEELHQQQEEIISQRDYIEKQNKQLKTTNTQFTDSVRYAKTIQKAILPMKQRVQHHFEESFVLFRPRDIVSGDFYWVYETNDPITNEEIVLVAVLDCTGHGVPGAFISLIGFAILNEIVSKQLTTKPAQILQRLDERLQESLRQKQTNNMDGMDVALCSIKKVDSIHHSTGKKQFEVTFSGAKRPLYYLKDNNFEELKGNRISVGGITKKKERRNSIFEEDKIILTKGDKIYLTSDGYADQNDKKKEKIGSIQLRQKLMELHILPLTEQKAKLEEFLDFHQGKEKQRDDITIMGVKL encoded by the coding sequence TTGTCTATACAACTCTTAGCAAAACGATTTTTGAGCGTTTTGTTTATCATTTTCCTTTGGAATAGCTTATCTTTAACCCCTACATTTGCACAAAATGAAACTGCAAATACAGGTAATGCTTTTTCTATTCAAATTTGTAAAGACAATACTATTTTTTATGTTGAAAAATTGAACAATGACTGCTTCAAAGAAATTCATTTAGATTCATTAAATAAAGATAAATATCAAGAACGCATTTGGCTAAAAGTTACGGTTGCAGACACAAAAAAAGAATTTATAGATTTTAATAAAAACTTAGATTCTATAAAAGTCTATCACAATAACAAAACATTTTTATCTGGCAGCTTGATAGCTCGTTCAGAAAAACAACTTCCTCTAAGTATTGCCATCAATGCCATTCAGATTCCAGTTTATAATCAGCCTTTTTATGTAGAAATTATTAGCAGCCGAGAATATCCAATTTCTACTGGGTTTGAAGTATTGAATGAAAAGAACTTTAACCGTATTTATGTAAAAGAAAGACGAGAAACTGTTGATTTTCAGCTTCTTTTTCAAGGAATGTTGTGGATAATCTTGCTCTACAATTTTTTTTTATTCTTATCTAGTAAAGAAAAAGTTTATCTAGCTTATGCAATTTATATTTTTGGCTTTTCTCTTTTTACTTCCCAAAATGCAGGTCTCTTAGTAGATTACTTTTCTTCTGAAAGCCCACAATTCTCACTTCTTTTCAGAATGTTTGGGCTGGCTATTACGGCAGTTGGTTTTTTCTCTTTTATTCTAACTTTCCTTCCTAAAAAAGTTTTTAATAAATTTTGGACACGTTTTTTTTACATCGGAATAGTCTTCTCTATCGGAATGCTCATCCCTTATATTATTATTAATTATGGATTAGAAAACAGCTATATTTATGATAAAACTTCGAAAATAGCTCACGGAATTATACTACTTTCTAATTTGGTTTTTATAGGCTACTTAGCCAAAAATTATTGGTCAGATGTACTGGTTCGTTATTTTTTACTCGGTTCTGCTTGTGCTATGGGAGGTGCTTTTTTATCCAATGTGCTTAAAGCTGTTTTTGGAGACTCTCTAGGTGATGTGTATTTAGTGGCGCAAGTTGGTGTTATTTCTGAAATTCTGATTTTTTCTTTAGGGTTGGGATTAAGGATGAAAAACCTAGAAAAAGAAAATACACGTATCTTAGAAGACCAAAATAAGTTATTAGAACAAAAAGTAGATGAAAGAACTAAAGAAATTTCGATGAAACAAGAAGAAATTTTGGTTCAAAATGAAGAATTACATCAGCAGCAAGAAGAAATTATATCGCAGCGAGATTATATAGAAAAACAAAATAAGCAACTCAAAACTACTAATACGCAGTTTACTGATAGTGTGCGCTATGCCAAAACTATCCAAAAGGCAATTTTGCCAATGAAACAGCGTGTACAACATCATTTTGAAGAATCCTTTGTACTTTTCCGTCCTCGTGATATTGTAAGTGGAGATTTTTATTGGGTTTACGAAACCAACGACCCTATTACCAATGAAGAAATCGTTTTGGTTGCCGTTTTGGATTGTACAGGACACGGCGTTCCGGGGGCATTTATTTCATTGATTGGTTTTGCTATCTTGAATGAAATCGTATCAAAGCAACTGACTACTAAGCCCGCCCAAATTTTACAGCGATTAGATGAGCGTTTGCAAGAATCTCTCCGTCAAAAACAAACAAACAACATGGACGGAATGGACGTCGCTTTATGTTCTATCAAAAAAGTAGATTCTATCCACCACTCTACGGGTAAAAAACAATTTGAAGTTACTTTCTCTGGTGCAAAACGACCTTTATACTATCTGAAAGATAATAATTTTGAAGAGCTAAAAGGAAATAGAATATCTGTTGGAGGTATTACAAAAAAGAAAGAAAGGAGAAATAGCATATTTGAGGAAGATAAAATTATTCTTACAAAAGGAGATAAAATTTACCTTACTTCGGACGGTTATGCAGACCAAAATGATAAAAAGAAAGAAAAAATAGGTTCTATACAACTTAGGCAAAAACTAATGGAGCTTCATATCCTTCCTCTCACAGAACAAAAAGCAAAGCTAGAAGAGTTTTTAGACTTTCATCAAGGTAAGGAAAAACAACGTGATGATATTACAATTATGGGTGTGAAACTATAA
- a CDS encoding 7TM diverse intracellular signaling domain-containing protein, with amino-acid sequence MIQTFFQGMLWIILLYNFFLFLSSREKVYLAYVLYIFGFSMFSSQNTGLLIDYILPEYPHTAYFFRVTGLCIIFIAYSWFILTFLPSHTINSFWRKFLKVLMIAQILITLVYIAAVYFLENIPLYSGLSIPISAIVMLFMIIFFIHLATKYWKNTLVKYFLIGSLFVIGGGFISNALRLVKLDFIKDVYTIVQAGGVLEILVFSLGLGYRVKKLEKENAKILENQNQMLEEKVKKRTQEISQKQEEILVQNEELHQQQEEIISQRDYIETQNSQLKQTNTQFTDSVRYAKTIQEAILPFGKRLTSNFEEHFVLFRPRDIVSGDFYWIYETSDSITKEKIILIAALDCTGHGVPGAFISLIGFALLNEIVAKEHIISPAKILKRLDERLQEALKQKQTNNMDGMDVALCSVKKMNANNEFEVVFSGAKRPLYYIENKELKELKGNKISVGGITKKKERTKVTFEEQKITLSKNDKIYLTTDGFADQNDKDKQKIGSLQLQEIIKENHNLSLSEQKTKLEETLDHHQGKEEQRDDITILGVKL; translated from the coding sequence TTGATTCAAACATTCTTTCAAGGAATGTTATGGATTATTTTACTCTACAATTTTTTCTTATTTCTTTCTAGCAGAGAAAAAGTTTACCTCGCCTACGTCTTATATATTTTTGGTTTTTCGATGTTTTCAAGCCAAAACACTGGACTTTTGATAGATTATATCTTGCCAGAATACCCACATACTGCCTATTTTTTCAGAGTAACAGGTTTGTGTATCATTTTTATAGCCTACTCGTGGTTTATTCTTACATTTTTGCCTTCCCACACTATCAATAGTTTTTGGAGAAAATTCCTTAAAGTTTTGATGATAGCACAAATACTTATCACGCTTGTTTATATTGCTGCTGTCTATTTCCTTGAGAATATTCCTCTTTACTCAGGTCTTTCTATTCCTATTTCAGCGATTGTGATGCTATTTATGATTATCTTTTTTATTCATTTAGCTACAAAATATTGGAAAAATACACTTGTAAAATATTTTCTTATAGGTTCTTTGTTTGTCATTGGAGGAGGGTTTATTTCAAATGCTTTGCGCTTGGTCAAACTTGACTTTATAAAAGATGTATATACAATCGTTCAGGCAGGTGGAGTGCTAGAAATTTTAGTTTTTTCGCTTGGTTTAGGGTATAGGGTAAAAAAACTAGAAAAAGAAAATGCCAAGATTTTAGAAAACCAAAATCAAATGTTGGAGGAAAAAGTAAAAAAACGAACACAAGAAATCTCTCAAAAGCAAGAAGAAATTTTGGTACAAAACGAAGAATTACATCAGCAGCAAGAGGAAATTATTTCTCAAAGAGATTACATAGAAACTCAAAATAGCCAACTCAAACAAACCAATACACAATTTACTGATAGTGTGCGTTATGCAAAGACAATACAAGAAGCTATTTTACCTTTTGGCAAACGACTAACTTCTAATTTTGAAGAACACTTCGTACTTTTTCGTCCTCGTGATATTGTAAGTGGTGATTTTTATTGGATTTATGAAACTTCTGATTCTATTACTAAAGAAAAAATAATTTTAATTGCTGCCTTAGATTGTACAGGACATGGCGTTCCGGGGGCTTTTATTTCTTTGATTGGCTTTGCACTTCTCAATGAAATTGTAGCTAAAGAACACATTATTTCTCCTGCCAAAATCTTAAAACGCTTAGACGAACGTTTGCAAGAAGCCTTAAAGCAAAAACAAACTAATAATATGGACGGAATGGATGTGGCTTTATGTTCTGTAAAAAAAATGAATGCGAATAACGAATTTGAAGTTGTTTTTTCAGGTGCAAAGCGTCCTTTGTATTATATAGAAAATAAAGAACTAAAAGAGCTAAAAGGAAACAAAATCTCGGTGGGAGGAATCACTAAGAAAAAAGAAAGAACAAAAGTTACCTTTGAAGAACAAAAAATCACTCTATCAAAAAACGATAAAATCTACCTCACAACAGATGGTTTTGCAGACCAAAATGATAAAGACAAACAAAAAATAGGTTCACTTCAATTACAAGAAATAATAAAAGAAAACCACAACTTATCTCTTTCAGAACAGAAGACGAAATTAGAAGAGACTTTAGACCATCATCAAGGAAAAGAAGAACAACGTGATGATATTACTATTTTGGGTGTGAAACTTTGA
- the gldN gene encoding gliding motility protein GldN: MKKSTKVTLWIKLSIPLFFTLFITSFLKAQEYGDYTNDGYNHKSVRPVHESHIDYQKSLWYRISLRETQNRPFFAEKNEITKLIIDAVKLGIVTPYQNDSLRNHMSREQFLSNIHLHESELNLTEEQIFGCWGGFLDKDLENDDNTWGTELDSSSSDEYYANQFYILETKTNQFFDKNRSRMINDIQTISIILPAEMNPATGLETTIATFSYKELVQSLFRNNSSAIYYNQRNNQAHRNLEEAFDLMLTNGRLIKYQNADDDYIMDIYENYNQTLLVAQNYEATMLEYESNLWEN; this comes from the coding sequence ATGAAAAAATCAACAAAAGTAACTCTATGGATTAAGCTTTCTATACCTTTATTCTTTACTCTTTTTATCACTTCATTTTTAAAGGCGCAAGAATACGGAGATTATACAAATGATGGCTACAATCATAAGTCAGTTCGTCCTGTTCACGAATCTCATATTGACTATCAAAAAAGCCTTTGGTACAGAATTTCATTGAGAGAAACACAAAATCGTCCGTTTTTCGCAGAAAAAAATGAAATAACAAAACTTATCATCGATGCTGTAAAGTTAGGAATTGTTACTCCTTATCAAAATGATTCACTAAGAAACCACATGAGCAGGGAACAGTTTTTAAGCAATATTCACCTACACGAATCAGAATTAAACCTTACAGAAGAACAAATTTTTGGCTGTTGGGGAGGCTTTTTGGATAAAGATTTAGAAAATGATGATAACACTTGGGGAACAGAACTAGACTCTAGTTCTTCTGATGAGTATTATGCTAATCAGTTTTATATTTTGGAAACAAAAACAAATCAGTTTTTTGATAAAAATCGTAGCCGAATGATAAACGATATTCAAACTATTAGCATCATTCTTCCTGCTGAAATGAATCCAGCCACAGGACTTGAAACAACAATTGCTACATTCTCTTACAAAGAATTGGTACAGAGTCTTTTTAGAAATAATTCATCTGCTATTTATTACAATCAGAGAAATAATCAAGCACACCGAAACTTAGAAGAAGCCTTTGATTTGATGCTTACAAACGGGCGACTTATAAAATATCAAAATGCAGATGATGATTATATAATGGATATTTATGAAAACTATAATCAAACGCTTTTAGTCGCCCAGAATTATGAAGCCACAATGCTAGAATACGAAAGTAACTTGTGGGAAAACTGA
- the purD gene encoding phosphoribosylamine--glycine ligase: MNVLIIGSGGREHAFAWKIAQSSLCDNLYIATGNAGTSQVGTNVAIKPTNFERLGSFCEESDIDLVVVGNEEPLVKGIVDYFKNDNSLKNIRIIGANQQGAQLEGSKDFAKNFMNKNNIPTAKSETFTKESIQKAKEYIDTLSIPVVLKADGLAAGKGVVIAHSKEEATKTLDEMLLDEKFGEASSKVVIEEFLDGIEVSLFVLTDGKDYVLLPEAKDYKQIGEGNTGLNTGGMGAVSPVPFVTEEFIKNAEEKIIKPTLQGLQNENIDYCGFIFIGLMVVKNKAYVLEYNVRMGDPETEVVLPRIESDFLALLDATAKKQLGNHSLKISKKAATTIMLVSGGYPEDYEKGKLIKGHTNLQKNVIAFQAGTKEDEGQIFTNGGRVIALTALADTAEEALAASNHAAEQVDFEGKYYRKDIGKDLF; this comes from the coding sequence ATGAACGTCTTAATCATCGGTTCAGGAGGAAGAGAACACGCCTTTGCTTGGAAAATTGCTCAAAGCTCACTTTGTGATAACCTTTATATCGCTACTGGAAATGCTGGAACATCGCAAGTAGGAACAAATGTAGCCATCAAACCTACCAATTTTGAGCGTTTGGGTTCTTTTTGTGAAGAAAGTGATATTGATTTGGTAGTTGTCGGAAATGAAGAACCTCTCGTAAAAGGAATTGTAGATTATTTTAAAAATGATAATTCACTCAAAAACATTCGAATTATTGGAGCAAATCAGCAGGGCGCACAGTTAGAGGGAAGCAAGGATTTTGCAAAGAATTTTATGAATAAAAATAATATTCCGACGGCAAAGTCAGAAACATTCACAAAAGAATCTATTCAAAAAGCAAAAGAATATATTGATACCTTGTCCATTCCAGTTGTTTTGAAAGCTGATGGACTAGCAGCAGGAAAAGGCGTTGTGATTGCTCACTCAAAAGAAGAAGCTACCAAAACGCTTGATGAAATGCTTTTAGATGAAAAATTTGGAGAAGCAAGTAGTAAAGTAGTCATTGAAGAATTTTTAGATGGAATTGAAGTTTCTTTGTTTGTTCTTACAGATGGAAAAGATTATGTTTTGTTGCCAGAAGCCAAAGATTATAAGCAAATTGGAGAGGGAAATACAGGACTAAATACAGGAGGAATGGGTGCAGTTTCGCCAGTTCCTTTCGTTACGGAAGAGTTTATTAAAAATGCAGAGGAAAAAATCATAAAGCCAACACTTCAAGGACTTCAAAATGAAAATATAGATTATTGTGGTTTTATTTTTATTGGGCTGATGGTAGTGAAAAACAAAGCGTATGTTTTGGAATACAATGTCAGAATGGGCGACCCAGAAACAGAAGTAGTTTTGCCACGTATAGAATCTGACTTTTTGGCTTTGTTGGATGCAACAGCAAAGAAACAATTAGGAAATCACTCTCTCAAAATTTCCAAAAAAGCTGCTACTACAATTATGCTTGTTTCGGGAGGTTATCCAGAAGATTATGAGAAAGGAAAATTAATAAAAGGACATACAAATCTTCAAAAAAATGTAATTGCATTTCAAGCAGGAACGAAAGAAGATGAAGGACAAATATTCACAAATGGAGGACGAGTGATTGCCCTTACTGCACTTGCAGACACAGCAGAGGAAGCTCTAGCAGCATCAAATCACGCAGCCGAGCAAGTTGATTTTGAAGGAAAATATTATCGTAAGGATATTGGAAAAGATTTGTTTTAA
- a CDS encoding quinone oxidoreductase, giving the protein MENKMKALTFSEFGGSDVLKYIDIKVPTLEDNEVLVEMKAIGLNYADIYRRKGNYHLKGNPPFIAGYEGAGIIQKSNSDNYKVGQRVAFTDVPFANAELVAVPESHIIPIDENINFELASSVLLQGLTAHYLATDSHKIEENEIVLVHAASGGVGQILTQICKNKGATVIGLTRSESKLEVIREQKADYALLLNEGWKKEVLEISQKVKNQKGVDVVYDSVGITLEDSFEVTKECGHIVFYGMSGGDPKPVDPRMLMDTSKTLTGDDLWSYLNSEEQRQKRAKELFDWIKEGKINIKPPVKFKLSEGKQAHNFLESGKSSSKVLLIP; this is encoded by the coding sequence ATGGAAAATAAAATGAAAGCTCTTACTTTTTCCGAGTTCGGAGGTTCAGATGTTCTTAAGTACATAGATATTAAAGTTCCTACATTGGAAGACAATGAAGTTTTAGTAGAGATGAAAGCTATTGGACTAAATTATGCAGATATTTATCGCAGAAAAGGAAATTATCACTTAAAAGGAAATCCTCCTTTTATTGCTGGTTATGAAGGAGCTGGAATTATTCAAAAATCAAACTCAGATAACTATAAAGTAGGACAACGTGTAGCCTTTACAGATGTTCCTTTTGCTAATGCTGAATTAGTAGCTGTTCCAGAATCTCATATAATTCCTATTGATGAAAATATAAACTTTGAACTTGCTTCATCTGTTTTATTGCAAGGACTAACAGCTCATTATTTAGCAACTGATAGTCATAAGATTGAAGAAAATGAAATTGTACTTGTCCATGCAGCTTCTGGAGGAGTAGGACAGATACTTACTCAAATCTGTAAAAATAAGGGAGCAACTGTGATTGGACTTACAAGAAGTGAAAGTAAATTGGAAGTTATCAGAGAACAAAAAGCTGATTATGCTCTACTACTGAATGAAGGTTGGAAAAAAGAAGTTTTAGAAATCTCTCAAAAAGTCAAAAATCAAAAAGGAGTTGATGTAGTTTATGATAGTGTTGGAATCACTTTAGAAGATAGTTTTGAAGTTACGAAAGAGTGTGGGCATATCGTTTTTTATGGAATGAGTGGAGGCGACCCAAAACCTGTTGATCCTAGAATGTTGATGGATACTAGCAAGACCCTTACAGGTGACGACCTTTGGAGTTATCTCAATTCAGAAGAACAACGACAAAAACGAGCAAAAGAACTTTTTGATTGGATTAAAGAAGGTAAAATTAATATAAAACCTCCTGTAAAATTCAAACTTTCAGAAGGAAAACAGGCTCACAATTTTTTGGAAAGTGGAAAAAGTTCTAGTAAAGTCTTGTTGATTCCGTAA
- a CDS encoding DUF3298 domain-containing protein — MKKTIYSFTSFFCFCILLFSACGKNSASKTDINDTDSLTHQAFEKNETDDTAIKKITYEIFTDSGTVDLPKIEPSMPDFGTSFKEQILVVTEVPSQTNLEAIQTILQKKQNYSGDAKEALVKKKKEYFDFYIDANSEEIIGMSADWEQNKTISVIYNDNYFTTIGFYLDEYGGGARSYYTDTYLTLDLKNSKQVTLSDIFDKNGISQLTQKLTVKAKEIVEKEGASSMEDYGFLVEKVEPTERFFFTDKGIEFSYLRTEITVGAMPPPTFLLTWNELKDIVKADASVRSLMK, encoded by the coding sequence ATGAAAAAAACTATTTATTCTTTCACTTCATTTTTTTGTTTTTGTATTCTACTTTTTTCTGCTTGTGGAAAAAATTCTGCTTCCAAAACTGATATAAATGATACAGATTCTTTGACTCATCAAGCTTTTGAAAAAAATGAAACTGATGATACTGCGATAAAGAAAATTACTTACGAAATCTTCACGGATAGTGGAACAGTTGATTTGCCCAAAATAGAACCTTCTATGCCTGATTTTGGAACTTCTTTTAAAGAACAGATTTTAGTAGTTACGGAAGTTCCTAGCCAAACCAACTTGGAAGCTATTCAAACCATTTTACAAAAAAAACAAAACTACTCTGGAGATGCAAAAGAAGCATTAGTCAAAAAGAAAAAAGAGTATTTTGATTTTTACATAGATGCAAACTCCGAAGAAATAATTGGAATGTCAGCAGATTGGGAACAAAACAAAACTATAAGTGTCATCTATAATGACAATTATTTTACAACAATAGGTTTTTATTTAGATGAATATGGAGGTGGCGCACGTTCGTATTACACAGACACTTACCTAACTTTGGATTTAAAAAATAGTAAACAGGTTACTTTATCTGATATTTTTGATAAAAATGGAATTTCACAACTCACACAAAAACTGACAGTTAAGGCAAAAGAAATAGTAGAGAAAGAGGGAGCTTCTTCTATGGAAGATTATGGTTTTTTAGTAGAGAAAGTAGAACCAACAGAACGATTTTTTTTTACTGATAAAGGAATTGAATTTAGCTACCTTCGTACTGAAATAACAGTTGGTGCTATGCCTCCACCTACTTTTTTATTGACTTGGAATGAATTAAAAGATATAGTCAAAGCTGATGCTTCAGTTCGTTCTTTGATGAAATAA